In Puntigrus tetrazona isolate hp1 chromosome 22, ASM1883169v1, whole genome shotgun sequence, one genomic interval encodes:
- the LOC122327323 gene encoding uncharacterized protein LOC122327323 has protein sequence MKHVLISLFLLCVRGHGVDTDTMPVLVMEGDSITLYTDIETIQQEEIIWYFNDCCLADTTGDQNSTDVQCVNDTEIFRNRLKVNNMTGSLTITDTRTTDSGLYKLQIGNSSSSRLQVFRVYIYNAREEDKMKTKSVKEGHSFILYPGVVKATSYLVKWIFDGIPIAEISGDLSFNCTDVQCNNGTERFRNRLKLDQTLSLTIMNTRTTDSGDYKLQIISKRFSIMKSFIVNVTGYAEAERVSVVEGDSVTLYSDVETIQQEKLKWYFNEIQITGITRDSNETCTSVQCKERLKVNHQTGSLTITNISTTDSGLYKLQISSDSLQLFSVSVFYAPEQDKLKTKSVKEGESVILDPGVVKTTNYLMKWIFNDVRIAEINGDLSFICTDVQCLYADERFRNRLKLNHRTGSLTILNARNTDSGLYYLLITTIRYTVLKNFWVNVTGNVETESLSVMEGDSVTLHTGVETNQQDEIRWYFDDIRVAQTTGDLGFMCTDVQCKYSDERFRDRLKLDHKTGSLTIMNTRTTDSGLYHNQVIYGSSISHEMFSVTVFGVSAAERDEMKIKSVKEGESVTLDTRMIQNPNDLLTWYFNDTQITGDQSQICTDDECKERFRDRLELDHQTGSLTIMNTRTTDSGLYKLQISNSRTSVIQSFSVTVSTKELAVSKSVLPPAAVAGICVAVAVVLLLVVAGVMYYRKHQEGESDIMLHFTNQMNGTDNPIDDCDQ, from the exons ATGAAGCATGTccttatttctctctttttgctgTGCGTCCGTGGACAtg gtgTTGATACAGATACAATGCCAGTGTTagtgatggagggagattcGATCACTCTGTACACGGATATTGAAACAATTCAACAGGAAGAAATTATATGGTATTTTAATGACTGTTGCCTTGCTGACACCACTGGAGATCAGAACAGTACAGATGTTCAGTGTGTTAATGATACAGAGATATTCAGAAACAGACTTAAGGTGAATAATatgactggatctctgaccatcacagacaccagaaccacagactctggactttataAACTACAGATcggcaacagcagcagcagtcgTCTTCAGGTCTTCAGAGTTTATATCTATA ATGCTCGTGAAGAAGATAAAATGAAGACAAAGTCAGTGAAGGAGGGACACTCGTTTATTTTATATCCTGGTGTAGTGAAAGCCACAAGTTATTTGGTGAAATGGATTTTTGATGGCATTCCTATTGCTGAAATCAGTGGAGATCTTAGTTTTAACTGTACAGATGTTCAGTGTAATAATGGCACTGAGAGATTCAGAAACAGGCTGAAACTCGATCAGACTctatctctgaccatcatgaacaccagaaccacagactctggagATTATAAACTACAGATCATCAGCAAAAGATTCAGCATCATGAAGAGCTTCATTGTTAATGTCACTG GTTATGCTGAAGCAGAGAGAGTGTCAGTcgtggagggagattcagtcactctatACTCTGATGTGGAAACAATCCAACAAGAAAAGcttaaatggtattttaatgagATTCAAATCACTGGAATCACTAGAGACTCCAATGAAACTTGTACAAGTGTTCAGTGTAAAGAGAGACTAAAAGTGAAtcatcagactggatctctgaccatcacaaaCATCAGCaccacagactctggactttataAACTACAGATCAGCAGTGACAGTCTTCAACTCTTCagtgtttctgtctttt ATGCTCCTGAACAAGATAAACTGAAGACAAAGTCAGTGAAGGAGGGAGAATCTGTCATTTTAGATCCTGGTGTagtgaaaacaacaaattatttgatgaaatggatttttaatGACGTTCGCATCGCTGAAATCAATGGAGATCTTAGTTTCATTTGTACAGATGTTCAGTGTTTATATGCTGATGAGAGATTCAGAAACAGACTGAAGTTGAATCATaggactggatctctgaccatcttGAACGCCAGAAACACAGACTCTGGACTCTATTATCTACTCATAACCACCATCAGATACACCGTCTTAAAGAACTTTTGGGTTAATGTTACTG GTAATGTTGAAACAGAGAGCTTGTCAGTaatggagggagattcagtcactctacACACTGGTGTTGAAACAAACCAACAAGACGAGATTAGATGGTATTTTGATGACATCCGCGTCGCTCAGACCACTGGAGATCTCGGTTTTATGTGTACAGATGTTCAGTGTAAATATAGTGATGAGCGATttagagacagactgaagctggatcataagactggatctctgaccatcatgaacaccagaaccacagactctggactttatCATAATCAAGTCATCTACGGCAGCAGCATCAGTCACGAGATGTTCAGTGTTACTGTCTTTG GCGTTTCTGCTGCTGAACGAGATGAAATGAAGATAAAGTCAGTGAAGGAGGGAGAATCTGTCACTTTAGACACCCGCATGATACAAAACCCAAATGATTTATTGACATGGTATTTTAATGATACTCAAATCACTGGAGATCAGAGTCAGATCTGTACAGATGATGAGTGTaaagagagattcagagacagactggagctggatcatcagactggatctctgaccatcatgaacaccagaaccacagactctggactCTATAAATTACAGATCAGCAACAGCAGAACTAGCGTCATACAGAGCTTCAGTGTCACTGTATCTA CTAAGGAACTGGCTGTTTCAAAATCGGTTCTGCCTCCAGCCGCTGTAGCAGGAATATGTGTTGCTGTAGCTGTTGTTCTGCTGCTCGTTGTTGCTGGGGTGATGTACTATCGCAAACATCAAGAGGGAGAAAGTG ACATCATGCTGCACTTCACTAATCAG ATGAACGGCACTGACAACCCTATTGATGATTGCGACCAATGA